GAAAAACACTTCTTTGGATTTTACTTTTTTGGTTTTGACAGGGAGCACTTGCTGCTTTTGGTGCTTGTGTGCATAGCACGAAAGCCTAAAAAGACAATTGGCACAGTCAGGGCTCGGCTTGCACACGGTAGCTCCGTACTCCATCATGGCCTGGTTGAAGGTGCCAGGATCAGATTGGGGAATCAGATCCTCGAGGATCTCCATGAAAAACTTACGGTTTTTTTGATCGGCAATGTCTGCTTCCACTCCGAAGTATCTGGAAACAAAGCGGAAGACATTTCCATCGATGACCGGGGTAGCTTCGCCAAATGCCATGGAAGCAATGGCCGCCGCGGTGTATGGCCCCACTCCCTTCAGCTTCACCAGTTCGCCATAAGTGGAGGGGAAGATCCCGCCGAGCTCCTCATGGATCACTTGAGCGGTGGAGTGAAGATTACGAGCGCGGGAGTAGTAGCCCAGACCTTCCCAAGTTTTCATGACAGTTTGGCTGGGCGCCTCTGCCAGATCACCCACTGTTGGAAACAAAGAAACGAAACGATTGTAGTATGGAAGCCCCTGGTCTATGCGAGTTTGTTGAAGGATAATTTCGGATAGCCAAATTTTATACGGATCATTGCTCCTCCTCCAGGGGAGGTCTCGCTTAACTATTGAGTACCAACTAATTAGCGATTTGGTAAAACTGTGAGGAGTGTTGATAAAGTATTTGGTTTAAATATGGATTTTAGTTTTTTATTTACGGGGACCAAAATTAAATTTGACCGCTCAAAAATGATCGAAACATCAATTAAACGACAATTATAGTGACTAAAGCCGATGTTATAAACGAAATATCTGACAAAACAGGAATTGATAAAGCTGATGTTCAGGTAACAGTAGAAGCATTTTTCACCGTGGTGAAAAACTCTATGGCAGAAGGGGAAAATATATACGTAAGAGGCTTTGGGAGCTTTGTGAATAAGAAAAGGGCGAAGAAGATCGCCAGAAATATTTCCAAAAACACAGCCATCGTCATCGATGAGCATCATGTGCCCAGCTTCAAGCCTTCCAAGATTTTCACGGAGAAGATCAAGAGCAGCAAAAAGTTGAAATAAGACTAAATGAACCGACAGCAAATATTTTTGATTGCGGCGGGGGTATTGGCTGTTGTTCTGATTTATCAACTTCCAAGAGTGGTGGTGGAAAATGAGACCGGGGTGGAAGTGAAGCCTCATGACTTTTCGATCTCCACTGAAGATCAAAGCCTGCTTATGTCTCTCAGACAGCAACTTAACGCTGTTTCAGAAATAAAAAAAAGTATTAACTTTGCGGACTCTTTGGCCAGGCTGTACCTGAAGTACCAGATGGTGGATAGTGCGGATAGTTATGCTGCACTCATCCTCTCATTGGATACGGCTGGTACTTCCAGATTGAAAGCCGCCATGATTTACTATCAGGCGTTTCAGATGAGTACCGAACCCGATAAGGCAGTAGGTTTAGCTCAGAAGGCTCAGGAGATATTTGAAGAATTGCTGGTAGCAGACCCGCAAAACAGTACTTTGAAAAACAAACTGGCAATGACGCTGATGGTCACAGAAACGCCTATGGCGGGAGTGCAACTGCTCAGGGAAGTGCTGGAACAAGAACCTGATAACCGGGAAACCATTCTTAACCTTGGTTTACTTGCGATCAGGTCTGGCCAGTTTGATCGGGCGAAGGAGCGATTTGAAAAGCTCCTGGAAATGGATTCTACAGATGATGAATCGCTGTTTTATTACGGTGTGGTACTGTCAGAGTCCGGAGACACGGAAGCAGCGAAAGCCGTTTTCGGAAAACTATTGAATAAAGCTGATGCAGATCCGGCCTTAAAAGCCACCGCATCTTCTTATATAGAAGAACTTTAGAATATTTAAGTAACTAAAAAATTAAAGATTATGCCTTGCGGTAAGAAAAGAAAAAGACATAAGATCGCTACTCACAAAAGGAAGAAGAGACTTAGAAAAAACAGACATAAGAAGAAGTAATTAGTACACATCTAAATTGAGTATATAGTGAGTAATGAACTAATCATCAACTCAACTCAAAATGGATGTCGAATTGCCCTTCTTAAGAACAAACAACTGGTTGAATTCCATCAGGAGTCTGATGGAAATAGGTTCAACGTTGGAGATATTTATCTGGGTACTGTAAAAAAGGTCGTTCAGGGACTCAATGCCGCATTTATCGACATTGGGTACGAAAAGGATGCTTTTTTACATTACCTTGATTTGGGCCCGCAGGTTCAGTCTCTCAATAAATTTACCAAGCTCGCACTCTCTAAAAATAGCATGAGTGCCAAATTGAGTGGGTTCAAACATGAGCCGGACATCAATAAGCTTGGTAAAATCAGCCAGGTTTTGACCAAGAACCAAAAAATATTGGTTCAGGTCGTAAAAGAACCTATATCCACAAAAGGGCCTCGACTTTCTTGCGAGTTGTCATTAGCCGGGAGATACCTGGTATTAGTACCGTTTTCAAATGCGGTAAATGTATCTAAACGTATAGGAGACGCCAACGAAAGGAAAAGGTTGAGCAGACTAATAAGCTCAATAAAACCAGAGAACTTTGGCGTTATCATCAGAACAGTAGCGGAAGGGAAAGACGTAAAGGAGCTTGACAAAGACCTCAAAAACCTTCTTCAAATCTGGATCGACGGAGTAAAAAATCTCAAAACAGCCAACACTAGAGATAAGGTGATCGGTGAGATGAATCGCGCAAATTCAATTTTGCGAGATGTTCTCAACGAATCCTTTGATAGCATTGTGGTAGATGACAAAGAGCTTTACGAAGAAGTAAGGAGCTATGTCAATAAGATTGC
This Marinoscillum sp. 108 DNA region includes the following protein-coding sequences:
- a CDS encoding Rne/Rng family ribonuclease; the protein is MSNELIINSTQNGCRIALLKNKQLVEFHQESDGNRFNVGDIYLGTVKKVVQGLNAAFIDIGYEKDAFLHYLDLGPQVQSLNKFTKLALSKNSMSAKLSGFKHEPDINKLGKISQVLTKNQKILVQVVKEPISTKGPRLSCELSLAGRYLVLVPFSNAVNVSKRIGDANERKRLSRLISSIKPENFGVIIRTVAEGKDVKELDKDLKNLLQIWIDGVKNLKTANTRDKVIGEMNRANSILRDVLNESFDSIVVDDKELYEEVRSYVNKIAPDKEKILKLYQNRVKVFESFNIEKQLKTSFGKSVSIANGGYLIIEHTEALHVIDVNSGNKSNQEDNQETTALKVNLEAASEVARQLRLRDMGGIIVVDFIDMRKSENRKKVYDRIKEVMKDDRSKHTVLPLSKFGLLQITRQRVRPELNIATREVCPTCNGTGQITAAISIADQIEKTLDHILTAQNEKKITVTLHPYIHAYFTRGVFSRRVKWFLRYLKWVHLIEDSSLALTEFSVLNNRGEAIET
- a CDS encoding M48 family metallopeptidase yields the protein MNRQQIFLIAAGVLAVVLIYQLPRVVVENETGVEVKPHDFSISTEDQSLLMSLRQQLNAVSEIKKSINFADSLARLYLKYQMVDSADSYAALILSLDTAGTSRLKAAMIYYQAFQMSTEPDKAVGLAQKAQEIFEELLVADPQNSTLKNKLAMTLMVTETPMAGVQLLREVLEQEPDNRETILNLGLLAIRSGQFDRAKERFEKLLEMDSTDDESLFYYGVVLSESGDTEAAKAVFGKLLNKADADPALKATASSYIEEL
- a CDS encoding HU family DNA-binding protein, yielding MTKADVINEISDKTGIDKADVQVTVEAFFTVVKNSMAEGENIYVRGFGSFVNKKRAKKIARNISKNTAIVIDEHHVPSFKPSKIFTEKIKSSKKLK
- the mutY gene encoding A/G-specific adenine glycosylase; translation: MNTPHSFTKSLISWYSIVKRDLPWRRSNDPYKIWLSEIILQQTRIDQGLPYYNRFVSLFPTVGDLAEAPSQTVMKTWEGLGYYSRARNLHSTAQVIHEELGGIFPSTYGELVKLKGVGPYTAAAIASMAFGEATPVIDGNVFRFVSRYFGVEADIADQKNRKFFMEILEDLIPQSDPGTFNQAMMEYGATVCKPSPDCANCLFRLSCYAHKHQKQQVLPVKTKKVKSKEVFFSYLIFEHEGTTLMRQRTESIWTGLFEFHNITHEQGLQEEQITHFLSQYPHLILHQKFEPVQHILTHRKLWVTFYHIEVTMKDTFRMLSKDLGLNLYSWEEVLTLPRPKVIVNHLQQAVF